Proteins encoded together in one Acidobacteriota bacterium window:
- a CDS encoding helix-turn-helix domain-containing protein: MVYALSTTPVGNSLNISQFFLSKVGNVTENLAEFVRRVRNEKGLSTPDVERLSGNRITDGYVSRIENNGVRNVSPEKLSALAKGLGVTEEEVFAAARGKTPNRHVITDEKFELLSLKFGTLDGRQKAKAEVLIDVLERELERLSNEKQEQ, from the coding sequence ATGGTTTACGCATTGTCAACTACTCCAGTAGGAAATTCTCTGAACATAAGCCAGTTTTTTCTTAGTAAAGTAGGAAACGTGACAGAAAATCTAGCGGAGTTCGTTCGACGCGTCCGCAACGAAAAAGGACTTTCAACTCCTGATGTTGAGCGCCTAAGTGGGAATCGAATTACCGACGGTTACGTTTCGCGTATTGAAAATAACGGCGTCCGGAACGTCTCACCGGAAAAACTCTCGGCACTGGCCAAAGGTCTTGGTGTGACGGAAGAAGAAGTATTCGCGGCCGCGCGCGGAAAAACGCCGAACCGGCACGTGATCACCGACGAAAAGTTCGAACTCTTATCGCTAAAATTCGGCACGCTGGATGGACGCCAGAAAGCGAAAGCCGAAGTTCTCATTGACGTGCTTGAGCGGGAGCTGGAGCGGCTCTCGAATGAAAAACAGGAGCAGTAA
- a CDS encoding tape measure protein, with translation MARKVQLIIDVKDADFDRASQSARRMKRAVDDLADGGARVGSSLSTARVAAGAFIGSLGTAAVTAITQKFMEGAAALLQYKSSLQQTEIGFTTLLGSGDRAKKLLLDIQNFAKSTPFEFQGIAQLSQRLLGANVEASKIIPLMTDIGNVVAATGETSQERLEGVTVALVQMISKQKVSAEEMEQLAERGVNGFDLLSKATGRTQADLRKMAEEGKISSEVMLSALQKVSRERFGDAMERQSRTFAGSMSNIRDSLFQVASNAFQPLYDRIGNLAYRFSQDIGKQGNDFKGVGNVIAQYIGEGLGLGLGAIIDSLGKYLGSRLSGIFTKGEIIDPITKNLFGGFFSALGEGLGIIEPGKIAEPIKRDLQDVNGAVQSLTPIGDVLKAAEAKQQTAELSEIVKDLTTKIQFFGQQSEVAATKQKLLAKNIDLRAPLARNALALASQIDRLKASQKEYETLAGVVRNLSLQVIFFGDESQVAATKQQLLSQGITNMNSALAQQSLLWAQELDRLKAAKTAQDDYNQQLKGASDYLDDLAQSADFEFRFPEATQLQQLEEWVLRQGKNFDSLNSKIELTRATLQKVATKKNVQNLMDLNRSGMQQLTEFIQGLNGTKGPLDEALQNVSSGLGLNGLKDNNGVDVTMSAFSSQIQGFVNAYREALKVLDVDTSVGALGKIREAWKGFLTTFQNAEGFAIIGDKTEADQWIQTFLKLADAIDLANKKATDEAGKDFIADLNEEIAQLNVQLGISAELSKRDAAAKQLQTEAYAGLDPKIRDAILAKAQEIDTLKASVRAQEEYQRAFDQTAGMFEDILSNIADRNWSGLFDSIIGEMRRFLIRAAAEWLTSKFFKLLTGQSSGSGGGSQIPGLGGIFGGGGGGGGGIFGGGQTPSWNPNIPLQLPGSGSGGGGISLPSGISIPTASPGRANAGGGGGFFGGGTSGTIGGIAAVATIAGGIIGGRWGNTISLAGTGAMLGLQFGGPVGAAIGAAIGAGAGILMGILGGDPKRKRDKKEKMPQLNKGFADAFAEMQQLIEDVRFFRTDPDQALTKARELRAAIAGGFGVQFESKKYKRESRSAIERKLAEFDKEPDGLYDQLKKAVEIAKGAADRNKRILPEFAAGVFLRPNGLLPGRFDGRDDLLALLSRGEMVLNPGQQARARAAAGFDVFASAGVPNYPSAAASPKLATGGIAGAGITVQPSFNLILEGVSFTESARAWIESDDGKRTMIRVNKKLKKTGDI, from the coding sequence ATGGCGAGAAAAGTTCAACTAATCATCGACGTGAAGGATGCGGATTTCGACCGGGCGAGCCAATCGGCCCGGCGGATGAAGCGTGCGGTGGACGATCTTGCCGACGGTGGTGCCCGGGTTGGCTCCTCTCTGTCAACCGCCCGGGTTGCCGCCGGTGCATTCATCGGCAGTCTCGGAACCGCTGCCGTTACCGCGATCACTCAGAAGTTTATGGAGGGCGCTGCCGCTCTTCTGCAATACAAATCCAGTCTCCAGCAAACCGAAATCGGATTCACGACACTGCTTGGTAGCGGTGACCGTGCGAAAAAGCTCCTCCTCGATATACAGAATTTCGCAAAATCGACCCCGTTTGAATTTCAGGGCATTGCCCAACTGTCTCAACGATTGCTCGGCGCAAACGTCGAGGCTTCGAAGATCATTCCGCTGATGACCGACATCGGAAATGTCGTCGCAGCGACCGGCGAGACGTCACAGGAACGACTCGAAGGCGTCACCGTCGCTCTCGTGCAGATGATCAGCAAGCAGAAAGTCTCGGCCGAAGAGATGGAACAGCTTGCCGAGCGGGGTGTCAACGGATTCGATCTCCTGTCAAAAGCGACCGGCAGAACGCAGGCCGATCTGAGAAAAATGGCGGAAGAAGGCAAAATATCTTCCGAAGTGATGCTCAGCGCACTTCAAAAGGTGTCACGCGAGCGGTTCGGCGATGCGATGGAACGGCAAAGCCGCACGTTCGCCGGCTCGATGTCCAACATCCGTGATTCGCTGTTTCAAGTGGCATCGAACGCGTTTCAGCCGCTTTATGATCGGATTGGGAATTTGGCCTATCGGTTCTCCCAAGATATCGGCAAACAAGGCAATGATTTCAAGGGCGTCGGTAATGTCATAGCCCAGTACATCGGCGAAGGGCTCGGACTCGGGCTCGGTGCGATCATTGACAGTTTGGGGAAATACCTGGGGAGTCGCCTTTCGGGGATATTCACCAAGGGCGAGATCATAGATCCGATCACAAAGAACCTATTTGGCGGATTCTTCAGTGCTCTCGGCGAGGGGCTTGGAATCATTGAACCGGGAAAGATCGCGGAACCGATCAAGCGGGATCTGCAGGACGTAAACGGTGCAGTTCAATCCCTCACGCCGATCGGCGATGTGCTCAAGGCTGCCGAAGCGAAACAGCAGACGGCGGAACTGTCTGAGATCGTCAAGGACCTGACGACCAAGATCCAGTTCTTCGGGCAACAGTCCGAGGTTGCCGCCACAAAACAAAAACTGCTTGCCAAGAACATCGATCTCCGGGCGCCGCTCGCACGCAACGCGCTTGCATTGGCATCGCAAATCGACCGTTTGAAGGCGAGTCAAAAGGAATATGAAACGCTTGCCGGTGTCGTTCGCAACCTGTCGCTGCAGGTGATTTTCTTCGGCGACGAATCTCAGGTGGCAGCGACAAAACAGCAACTGCTGAGTCAGGGAATCACCAATATGAACAGCGCTCTCGCTCAGCAATCCTTGCTGTGGGCGCAGGAACTCGATCGCCTCAAGGCGGCCAAGACGGCTCAGGACGACTACAACCAACAACTCAAGGGAGCGAGCGACTATCTCGATGATCTGGCGCAAAGTGCCGATTTCGAATTCAGATTTCCGGAGGCGACCCAGCTTCAACAATTGGAAGAATGGGTGTTGCGACAAGGCAAAAACTTCGATTCCTTGAACTCGAAGATCGAGCTTACGCGAGCGACGCTGCAGAAGGTTGCGACGAAGAAAAACGTCCAGAATTTGATGGACCTCAATCGGTCCGGTATGCAGCAATTGACTGAATTCATCCAGGGATTGAACGGCACAAAAGGGCCGCTGGACGAAGCCCTGCAGAATGTCTCGAGCGGACTCGGATTGAATGGGTTAAAAGACAACAATGGCGTCGACGTAACAATGTCGGCATTCAGCAGTCAGATTCAAGGATTTGTAAACGCGTACCGGGAAGCGCTCAAGGTGCTGGACGTCGATACGTCGGTTGGCGCCCTCGGGAAGATCCGCGAAGCCTGGAAGGGATTCTTGACGACGTTTCAAAATGCCGAAGGTTTTGCCATCATTGGCGATAAAACGGAGGCGGACCAGTGGATCCAAACCTTCCTTAAACTTGCAGACGCGATCGATCTGGCAAACAAGAAAGCTACCGACGAGGCGGGTAAAGATTTCATTGCGGATCTCAACGAGGAAATCGCACAGCTGAACGTCCAATTGGGAATCAGCGCCGAACTCAGCAAACGCGATGCCGCGGCGAAACAGCTCCAGACAGAAGCGTATGCGGGGCTCGATCCAAAGATCCGGGACGCGATTCTTGCCAAGGCGCAGGAGATCGACACGCTCAAAGCGTCGGTACGGGCGCAGGAGGAATATCAACGCGCCTTTGACCAAACGGCCGGAATGTTCGAGGACATCCTTTCGAACATCGCAGATCGCAATTGGTCCGGGTTGTTTGATTCGATCATCGGCGAAATGCGTCGATTCCTGATCCGTGCGGCCGCGGAGTGGCTCACGTCGAAGTTTTTCAAACTGCTTACCGGTCAATCGTCAGGATCGGGCGGGGGATCGCAGATACCCGGTCTGGGCGGAATCTTCGGCGGTGGTGGTGGCGGCGGCGGCGGAATCTTCGGCGGCGGACAGACTCCAAGCTGGAATCCGAACATACCGTTGCAACTCCCGGGTTCAGGTAGTGGCGGTGGCGGAATCAGTCTGCCTTCCGGTATATCGATCCCAACCGCTTCACCCGGAAGAGCAAATGCGGGCGGCGGTGGCGGGTTTTTTGGCGGCGGCACATCCGGGACGATCGGCGGGATCGCGGCCGTCGCGACGATCGCCGGCGGGATTATTGGTGGGCGATGGGGAAACACGATATCGCTGGCCGGTACGGGCGCGATGCTCGGACTCCAATTCGGCGGTCCGGTGGGTGCCGCGATCGGCGCGGCGATCGGTGCCGGCGCCGGAATCCTGATGGGTATTCTGGGAGGCGACCCGAAGCGCAAGCGTGACAAAAAGGAGAAGATGCCGCAACTCAACAAAGGATTTGCCGATGCCTTTGCGGAAATGCAGCAGCTGATCGAGGACGTTCGGTTTTTCCGAACTGATCCGGATCAGGCATTGACCAAGGCGCGTGAACTCCGGGCCGCGATTGCCGGCGGGTTTGGCGTCCAGTTCGAGAGCAAAAAATACAAGCGCGAGTCAAGATCGGCGATCGAGCGCAAGCTCGCGGAATTCGACAAGGAACCGGACGGTCTGTATGACCAACTCAAAAAGGCCGTCGAGATCGCAAAAGGCGCAGCCGACCGCAACAAACGAATTCTGCCCGAATTCGCCGCCGGCGTTTTTCTGCGGCCGAACGGTTTGCTCCCCGGTCGGTTTGACGGACGGGACGATCTGCTCGCATTGCTGTCGCGCGGGGAAATGGTTCTGAATCCGGGCCAGCAGGCGCGCGCTCGAGCCGCGGCCGGCTTCGATGTATTCGCCTCGGCAGGCGTTCCCAACTATCCGTCGGCGGCGGCGTCACCGAAATTGGCAACCGGCGGGATCGCCGGAGCGGGAATCACCGTCCAGCCGAGTTTCAACCTCATTCTTGAGGGCGTGTCGTTCACCGAGAGCGCTCGAGCGTGGATCGAATCCGACGATGGCAAACGGACGATGATCAGGGTCAATAAGAAACTGAAGAAGACCGGTGATATCTGA
- a CDS encoding KTSC domain-containing protein has protein sequence MSEIQNVVSSNISGAGYDPEARVLTVIFKSGAGHRYPDFPADKWAEFSATFDGTNGSAGKYFHANIRHLPNERIED, from the coding sequence ATGAGTGAGATTCAGAACGTTGTGTCGAGCAATATCAGCGGAGCCGGATACGATCCGGAGGCGCGCGTGCTCACGGTGATTTTCAAGAGCGGCGCCGGTCACCGCTACCCGGACTTCCCGGCGGATAAATGGGCCGAGTTCTCCGCGACGTTCGACGGTACCAACGGATCAGCCGGCAAGTATTTTCACGCGAACATCAGGCATTTGCCGAACGAAAGGATCGAGGACTAG
- a CDS encoding AAA family ATPase, translated as MIEFEKDFTKLLPKNEFAQRLDEFAVANGLTYTSLADIFVAERGLSRISIYRLRNNLTDEKFYSKRIPKMERPLESWCLAQNWSIEKIDSELNQLFPFREAKKVIINRCELPASAVKFFGLEADPFDVDRIPSDEEMFSTPELDEAADRIRDAVLYKRFICCVGAVGTGKTSLRIRVARELQASPKVHLVYPEFFDMNQVSVRAVAKAVLDEWDIRCPQDSTTAVRRIRTLLTSLDKDDHRVALVFDECHRLNDRVLTSLKNFWEMTNGGFSRLLGVVLFGQPRFVEATLRDSRFREIAERIQVIEMPPLSTGKNFSARGYLAHRIKCVGGDIDRLFEPAVVSRICAIAKTPLSLGNLTNNCLMEAFKVEETQVRASMLNLPDEPRVRDMRRVA; from the coding sequence ATGATCGAATTTGAAAAAGACTTTACAAAGCTGCTGCCGAAAAACGAATTCGCCCAACGACTGGATGAATTCGCCGTGGCCAACGGCCTGACGTACACGTCGTTGGCAGATATTTTTGTTGCTGAGCGTGGATTGAGTCGAATCTCGATCTATCGGCTCCGAAACAATCTGACCGATGAAAAATTCTATTCAAAGCGGATACCCAAAATGGAGAGGCCGCTCGAAAGCTGGTGCCTGGCACAGAACTGGTCGATCGAAAAGATCGATTCCGAACTCAATCAACTTTTTCCATTTCGGGAGGCAAAGAAAGTGATCATTAACCGTTGTGAACTGCCGGCGAGCGCAGTTAAGTTTTTCGGCCTCGAGGCCGATCCGTTTGACGTCGACCGTATACCGAGCGATGAGGAAATGTTTTCGACGCCTGAACTGGACGAGGCGGCCGATCGGATCCGTGACGCGGTTCTGTACAAGCGCTTCATCTGCTGTGTTGGCGCAGTTGGAACCGGCAAGACCTCGCTCAGGATCCGCGTTGCGCGCGAACTGCAGGCATCTCCGAAAGTGCACCTCGTTTACCCGGAGTTTTTCGATATGAATCAGGTGTCGGTTCGGGCCGTCGCAAAAGCCGTGTTGGACGAGTGGGATATCCGATGCCCGCAGGATTCGACGACAGCCGTCCGGCGCATCCGAACCCTGCTCACCTCCCTCGACAAGGATGATCACCGTGTCGCTCTGGTGTTCGACGAGTGTCACCGCCTGAATGATCGGGTTCTGACGTCATTGAAAAACTTTTGGGAGATGACGAACGGCGGATTCAGCCGGCTCCTCGGCGTCGTGCTGTTCGGACAGCCGCGTTTTGTTGAGGCTACGCTCCGCGACAGCAGATTTCGCGAGATCGCCGAGCGTATTCAGGTGATCGAAATGCCGCCGCTCTCGACCGGTAAGAACTTCAGTGCGCGAGGTTATTTGGCTCACCGTATCAAATGCGTTGGCGGCGATATCGACCGGTTATTCGAACCAGCTGTTGTGTCCCGGATTTGCGCGATTGCAAAGACCCCGCTTTCGCTGGGAAATTTGACCAACAACTGTTTGATGGAGGCCTTCAAGGTTGAAGAAACGCAGGTCCGTGCGTCAATGCTGAATTTGCCGGACGAGCCGCGGGTCCGCGATATGCGGAGGGTTGCATGA
- a CDS encoding ImmA/IrrE family metallo-endopeptidase produces MCEETNVRVIEADIRSKGEYAIFRDQAFIVVRRGLSGPMRLWVGLHELGHHLLHAPVTHRFSRGTARRMDREANFFAAIAMIPTNLVESSLSEFDVTLPTGLINVRNDILSAFGF; encoded by the coding sequence GTGTGCGAGGAAACGAATGTCCGGGTGATCGAGGCTGATATTCGATCGAAAGGGGAATACGCGATTTTCCGCGATCAGGCATTCATTGTCGTGCGCCGCGGCCTTTCCGGCCCGATGCGCCTCTGGGTCGGCCTCCACGAGCTGGGCCATCATCTGCTGCACGCGCCGGTGACCCATCGCTTCAGCCGCGGAACCGCACGCCGGATGGACCGGGAGGCAAACTTCTTCGCCGCGATCGCGATGATCCCGACGAATCTCGTGGAATCGTCCTTGTCGGAGTTTGATGTTACCCTTCCAACTGGTCTCATCAACGTCCGGAACGATATTCTTTCGGCGTTTGGTTTCTGA
- a CDS encoding helix-turn-helix domain-containing protein, whose translation MNYRADIIRAEKAAQNKTLEDLSAATGLNPNTIAEICKGKENLELNSLRKVADALGLDMQLLFSRPSRNRLAA comes from the coding sequence ATGAACTACCGAGCCGATATAATCCGGGCCGAAAAGGCCGCACAGAACAAGACGTTGGAAGACCTGTCCGCTGCGACCGGGCTGAACCCGAACACGATCGCCGAGATCTGCAAGGGAAAAGAGAATCTGGAGTTGAACTCACTCCGGAAAGTTGCCGATGCACTCGGCCTCGATATGCAATTGCTGTTTTCGCGCCCGTCGCGCAACCGCCTCGCCGCATAG